The Canis lupus familiaris isolate Mischka breed German Shepherd chromosome 14, alternate assembly UU_Cfam_GSD_1.0, whole genome shotgun sequence genome window below encodes:
- the LOC119876962 gene encoding olfactory receptor 2G6, whose protein sequence is MEESNNSSEKGFLLLGFADDPQLERILFVIILLFYILNILGNTAIILVSYLAPILHTPMYFFLSNLSCVDICFTTSVAPQLLVTMNKKEKNMSYGGCVAQLYVAMGLGSSECILLAVMAYDRYAAVCRPLQYTTIMHPQLCASLAIIAWLSGLITSLIQCSLTVQLPLCGHRKLDHIFCEVPVLIKLACVDTTINEIELFVASVIFLIVPVSLILVSYGFITKTVLRIKSAAGRRKAFGTCSSHLIVVIIFYGTIIFMYLQPAKSSSKNQGKFVSLFYTIVTPVLNPIIYTLRNKDVKGALRTLVMRNVLVSKNT, encoded by the coding sequence ATGGAGGAAAGCAACAACAGTTCTGAAAAGGGATTTCTTCTGCTGGGATTCGCAGATGATCCCCAACTAGAAAGGATCCTTTTTGtcataattttgcttttctacATCTTGAACATTCTGGGGAACACTGCCATCATTTTGGTGTCTTATTTAGCCCCCATACTCCACACTCCAATGTACTTTTTCCTTAGCAATCTCTCTTGTGTGGACATCTGCTTTACCACCAGCGTTGCCCCACAGTTGCTGGTTaccatgaataaaaaagaaaaaaacatgagctATGGTGGATGTGTGGCCCAGCTCTATGTGGCTATGGGGTTGGGATCCTCTGAATGTATTCTTTTGGCAGTCATGGCTTATGATCGATATGCTGCTGTCTGCCGGCCTCTGCAATACACAACTATTATGCATCCTCAGCTTTGTGCTTCCCTGGCCATCATAGCATGGCTCAGTGGTCTTATCACCTCCTTAATTCAATGCTCCCTTACTGTGCAGCTGCCCCTTTGTGGTCATCGCAAACTGGACCACATTTTCTGCGAGGTTCCTGTGCTCATCAAACTGGCCTGTGTGGACACAacaatcaatgaaatagaactcTTTGTGGCCAGTGTGATTTTTCTAATTGTCCCTGTGTCACTCATCCTAGTCTCCTATGGCTTTATAACAAAAACTGTGCTGAGGATAAAATCAGCAGCAGGGCGCCGGAAGGCCTTTGGGACTTGTTCTTCCCACCTGATTGTGGTCATCATTTTTTATGGAACCATCATCTTTATGTACCTTCAGCCAGCCAAAAGTAGCTCAAAAAACCAGGGaaagtttgtttctcttttctacaCCATAGTCACCCCAGTCTTAAACCCCATTATCTAtactctgagaaacaaagatgTGAAAGGGGCCTTGAGAACACTGGTGATGAGAAATGTTTTAGTTTCAAAAAATACATGA